A region of the Salvia splendens isolate huo1 chromosome 11, SspV2, whole genome shotgun sequence genome:
CCTTATTTTCTCAAACCACTCTTCTACTTCCTTTTCGACCTCTTCATCTACAGCGGAGTCCGTGAATTGCCTATTTAAAAATTCTTCTTCCAAAAATTCCTGCACCAAGGGCTCAGTCACATCCACGGAATACACGTTCTCTCCGTCGGCTGGCCTTTTCATGGCCTCATCGATATTGAATGTATACTGCTCTCCTTTGAAGTCCAGACTGATCGTCCCATTGCGGACATCTATGATATTGCTGGCTGTGGACAAGAATGGTTGTCCTAGTAGGACTCCACTCAACTCTTTTGCTGTGGGTTATGTCATCTTGATTACGAAAAAATCAACTGGGTATAGAAAGTTATTCACCTTTACAATAACATCTTCCAGAATTCCTTCGGGGTGAGTACATGATCTGTCGGCCAACTGTATCATTATATCCGTGTCGACTAGCTTGACCTCTCCCAGCTTCCGATAGATGGAGTGTGGCAGAACATTGATAGATGCCCCCAAGTCGTACATGGCGTGCTCTACCTGAATGTCTCCGATTgaaattgggagtgtgaacaTTCCTGGATCAGTTTTCTTGGAGGGGAGGTCGTTTCTCTGGATTACGGCAGACACGTTCTCATCTGTAATTAGTCTCCCTTCCTCATTGACCTTCCCTGCCAGGTAGTCTTTAATGATCTTACTGATCGGGGGGCATTTTTAACGTTGTTAAGAGCGGTACCTTTACATCCACATCCTTGAACGTGCTTGCCACATCAATTGTGGCATCTTTTTTTCTTGTCACCATTCCACGGTACGGATAAGGCTTAACCCTTTCAGTTTCTTCCTTCTGACCTTCTTCTGAGGCCTCTCCTCCCACCTTTTCCTTGCATTTTTCTTCCACTTGACCACCTCTACTGGATTCTCCCTCTTCCTCACGGCTTGGTCCGAAATCCGTTGGTGGAGATATCGCAGGATGGCTGGGGCTTTGGTAGACCTTCCCTGACCGCAGGGATACTTCACTAATATTCTCATGACCAGGCGGTTGCATAATGGCTTCATTTCCCTTTAACTCGCCCAGCGATACTGCaacttgagagagttgtttcGTCAGCATCTCTAACGCCGCCCGCTGCTCTTTTTGAGCCTCCTGGATTTCCCGCATTGCATCATTTGGATGGTGTGGTACCAATATTTCTACGTGGCTTTCGTTGGGGTATATGTTGTATCTTTGATTCGGCGGTCCTCCACTATAGTTGGGCTGCGGGTAGTCAGATTGCCCGTAGTGTTCTTGCTGATATCGCGGCTGGTTGTATTGTCGATTTCCCGGGTGTTGATTTCCCCGTAGGTGTGCTGGGATGTACGTGACCATCTGATTGTTCGGCTGCCTTCCCTGGTTGATAAACTGAGGGCCTTGCTGTTTGTACCCCCAATTTCCTTCCTGTTATCGGCTTGACCAGTTcggctgtcctccacttgaccagtttcCTTGAGGTACGTTATGTATCTTGTTTCCTCCAGAGTTTGGTCTATCCTGGATCCGTGCGGGCAAGTTGAGTTTCCCTTCAGAGGGTTGTACTTGCTAGGTTAATAACTGGAGTGGTTGGTTTTGATCAGTCCATCAAAAATtgggatggtccctccatggagcatctctctgcttcccctggatccagtttcCATTTGCATTCCAGTGGCCAACGGCATTTACTTGAGCCTGCGGTTCTTCCTCtgggggaaactcgcagtaatagtagtgatgctcttctggcggtggcggctgcgGCAAATACTGTGTCTCCTTCGGTGCAGGTGGTGGCGACGGTCTCCTTTTTTCTACCGCTTCCAGCAGTTTCCTCTCCatctgctcgaatcgagcctccagcttttcatcgttgcgcgcctctgctgcgtgcactgctcctctcctgtactgccctcgagatgtttcgtacgaccgcttagcctcaatcaACCTTTCCAGtatattcttagcttggctaaaaagggtttttgagaaatccccttgtgctgcgaggttgaggtcgttcttgctgtccaccgtaagtccgccatagaagatcgagtagatctccttctcccccagcttgtggttagggcatgcttgtagcagcccttggaacctatcccagtactggccgaggggctcgtcatactcctgtctggcttctgtaatttccctttttagggcacttgtttttatgttggaaagaaacgatcgaggaatatcatgcggaactcAGCCCacgtcctgatggatccttcccgcagccttgacagccagacgcCCGCATCGCacttcaaaacgaagggaatagccttaagcctgtaatcttcggatgtggatccagctggcacgggctgaatatcacagtatctgcAGAATTCTTCCAAAAAAACATACAGACATTCCTTCGAAAGGCCATAGAAATGGGataaaacggccagtactcctgatttgattgcgATAGTCCGCATTCCAGGAGTAGCggcgatggcatgtgtgggctctctctcatcatgagcgtgtagagagCCGATTCCCGAGTCGTCAGCGACAACGGCCATCTCTACTTTCGTTCGTTCCGGTGGCGGTGGTTGTGTTTTCTGCTCGGTGGCTGCTGCTActtctaatgcggctctgcgacgagtgattacaacgccggcttcctggactctccactgagtgttagttcttctgtACATCAAGGGATTCttcaactttgattaaactaaaagctgagtacaacgtgaaatttaaactaagatAACACTTGgaagctaagaaagcggtaaaaactgagaagaatctcagcgggaaacttaagataacgctaacagaaatgagtattctgaagcgctccctttcggtcgccctttaaactaagctatctaactaagctagagaactgaactaaactaagctagagagctgaactacgctaaGCTAatctaaactagacggaaagtaaagtctcagattcttttcttgtggtggcacaccctctatttataagctcgattcggcctccagctggataacgatcttgacagggaatatttcacttttaccatttttggtagtggaccccaacttccactaactcattctcactcacattatattataaaactaatatataaaagtaggacccacatatcactaacattttcaaccaactttctattacatttcttaaaactcgtgccaggtcaaatggtgacgaattttaATGGacggagtaataaatagtactTAAAATATAGtatcaaatattttttaaaatatttaactgaAAAATGAATAGTATAACAAAATTATATGtgtaaactaataaaaatatagatttATAAAGTATTTCAATGGTTTGATTTGATAATAAGAAGTTATATAAATTGACAAAACAAAGAAAggttaaaagaagaaaaaatgctcttaatgagGCTTGATCCATGGACCTCTTGGTTAAAAGTCCAACAATACAACCTCTAGGTTACTAACTTTAATACCACATTTATTGAAAACTCATATTTTTCTATGCACGAAGGGGGTGATTTTGCTATTTCCGACTCGATTATAAGGGATATTTAGGTTTTCCGGACGACCAGGAAGGGAAGGtcgccccctcctgccccccctGGATTCGCCGGTGGCCACAGCCGCAAAAAACTTATCTGCCTAGTAAACACAGCCACAATAAACTTGTCCGCCTAGTcattacaaaataaattaagaaaattaaaaaaaaacgttTTTGACCGCCTAGGCGGTCTCGGCGGCTCACAATAGGCCGTCGCGCGACATCCGCCTCGACCCCGCCGTGTACCTGGCGCTTCCACCACCGTTGCGGCGCCCtactgtggacactcttacaTTTTACTATCTTCataacattttattaaaaactaATCCATCTGTCCAAGCTAAGACGAAACATTTTTTAGTCGGTACGAGAtttttggagttgttgattaatGTGTTTAgttgaagagagaaaatataggtgtaagtattaaatgaagagagaaatagagttgaatattcaattGTAAAGGAGAAAATATTCACTAGTCATTCCATACCAAATTACACTATAAGTTGTGTGTCCAAGTAATCATTTTTTGACAAATGGAAAATCACATCCAATTAGACAAGCACTTTTTTTGGAAAATTgcatattagtagtagtatttatatatggaaattaCCGCATGTTTTTCACCTCCCATATAGTAATATATATGCAtaatataacaataatatttttatatgtacTCTTCATCTTTTggtgtaaaaaaaattatagttaTACAATGCACTTTGTTAAAATTTTATGGGTGtagttttcttttcttatttatttatgtatataactataaattaaactgaaaaatatacacaaataaaatgcatgatcgtaatttaaatttttattagcatattaattaatttatctttcTTGGTAGCATGTCAAAAGTcaagaaatttttaaaataagaaaattaaaatcaaaggtaatttattttatattcttttaaacaGAAGAGTTATAggattagtttatttttattttaatgaaagaTTATCAACTTATGAATCCATACATTTAAATTGACATTTGgatattatttatctatttatatgATAATTAACATTCacttaatataatattaatatatgcaATTTTCTAAGTGAACTTTACTACATACGCTTTTAAGATTctaatatttgttttattttattattgcacatgcatgataatataaagaAAGTTACCACAAAATAAGCATGCATTAATAGTCAAAATACAGTCAGAtaatttccatatataaatatCGATTAAGCTATTTTTCCTAATTAATGATTGTCTAGTTGGATGTAGAGCTTTACATTTGTCAAAGAATGATTAGTTGGACACACCAACTCATTGTGCCATTTGGTATGGAAGTAGTGAATAGTTTCTCattgtaaagaaaaaaaagtagttgactgtattaattggagagagaaattttccaaaaatagaaatgtgtcatcttatttgggacaaaataaaaagtaaagtgTATCATCTGtaagtgagacggagggagtaatactcacttgattctataaaaatagttttatttttctattttgtttcATCTCACAAAATTAGTCTAATTCTATTATTGACAAATTTTTATCTCTTGTAAGATGAATTTcatctccactaacaatactttaataaCTTTTTTTCGCCACGATTCAATCTTGACTTACTGAATATTTTATCTCATTATCATACTCACTCTGCGCCCGCCACAAGTGAACAATTTATTTGGTGCAcaatatttaagaaaatgatattattAAGTTAAGTAGAGAAAAGACAGAAAATATGTTAATTTTTGCCAAACAAAACAATCACTTGCAATGAAACAATCCAAAACAGAAAGTTGATCACCTATTGTAAAACAGAGAGAATAAAAGAAATTGAACATCATCATAGAGTATACACtattgttgttttcttttttaatattcaGTTCGTCTATTAAAAATTGTCTTTTTGTAGACAACATAGAGTTTAACATAAAAATGGTAAATGTAAGtggaaaagagaaaataaatactccatctgtcccacaagaatatgcactatttctttCTTAGTCCGTccaacaagaatatgcactttctaattttggaatgttttttctttttaataaggtgagactcattctccactaacaatactttaattactttttcctcttcatctctcttactttaccaattttgcagtAAACCGTGCCGTCCccagagtgcatattctttggggatgaagggagtaaaaTACTAGAAGTAAAACAGAGTAACAGAAAAAGTGGTCAAGAAAATTTATATGAAGAGTATGATTATTTAGTTTgtgatgagttttaatgcacaatttgaaaagtaagagagagatagaaagaaaccgtttttaaagtattgtcagtggagaatgagtccgaCTTCATTAGAGAGgaaaaaatttctaaaattaaaaagttcatACTAAAAAcgtactaaaaatgaaatagttcatacttttcagaaaCTAAAGACACGTAGAAGATAAGctaattttgataaataaattaaaataaaaaatataactaGGAAAAGTAGATCACATGTATATACTCCCTAATCCCTATTCCGTACACGCAGTGGTAGGTGTTTGAATGGTAGGTGCCCGcaagtgttttttattttacgtgtGCGCACAGTGTCGGTAAATCTGTAAATGCACTCGGTAGTTGGCGGCGTTACGAAAATGATGTGCTACTTTTATCCTTCTCCAACTTGAatagataaaattattttttatcgtCACATGTGGAGTATTAATATTCTATATCTCTCTTAAATTTTATAACATTTTTTCCATTTATATTCGTCCTccaaaatttatcacatttaaCTTTTTACCACTTTTTGCAGTGaatctcatattccattaactcattcaaaatcacatgttattataaaattaacatattaaaataGGACGCACTCTGTACTAACTTTTTAGctcatttttaattatattttttaaaagtcgTGCCCAGTAAAAGTTTGACAAAATTTAAAGGATGGAGaaagtattataaatatgtttatgtAATCTAGTTGCCTCAAATTAAAATGGTTAGGGGGTTGGATAGGCGATCCTAAATAATACGGCtatcaatttcttttattttaggtTAGACcttccacaaccgtgctcttgccaacgagcatggatgtgggcccggccccactttttctgcctgctcttaggcaagagcacaacacccacagccgtgctcttccgcaaggacgagcacaagggtcccaccattctattattcaatttaaataaaaacatttccataaaattaaaatacattaaaaatacccgaaataatattacaaaatacatttaaaattaaaaattacataattaaaatcctaaaaaataaaaattacataattaaaatcttaaatattaaaaattatataattaaactcctataaattaaaaattacataattaaactcctaaaaattaaaaattacataattaaaggctaaaaataccccgtggaagactatgcATCCGGCGGCAAtacccccaattgtttttggaggcccaatatcatggcctcatgcgatcgaagttgcacGGGGGTCATAGTtaacctatcggccatattgagttgggccaaaatcccccacaacgaattggtgggggtggaggtggcgcatagggaacGGGAACGGGAGCAGGTTCGGGAGCATCGcaagatggagtcgcggcgcgacggcggttgccCGCCGCCTTCTtacttccttgcggtcggcgttgggaaccgctcgggccggcgtcggggctacccaagttagctccggcaagtgggctagccacgtcttcggagccagcgtcggatagggatactgaccttgaccgtttggaggagccgctagaggaggattttacgcctcccctatacttcagatgcgaccgcgtctcctgccaaatgttgaggtacttgaacggcttttagttcatggattggtaggtcgacaaggcggaactgatgatgtcgacctcgctccggctgCTCcacgccgaccgctcttcctggaggtaatacccctggaacttttagatttcttcgttggctctgtatatggcgttgcgcaccatactctcgttgcgctcgattgttccagccggtcggttttcattgtaccagCGACAGATGTtccaccaataatgatcgccgAATTGGTTcatgccaacctccggatcttaggagattgacaagaacgccttgaacaattgctccatctccgccggagtgtacggtgtgcggacaccgcgagtaggaggagtcggagtttgggaggggccgctcgacctcgctctaggatcgggtgtccacccgtattgcccttcgggggcatcttggtcgtcgatcgggtaaggccggtagccacccgaaactcccgaactttgggtttgaagaggggccgaatattccatttccggactaggaaacggttgtgaaccgaaccaatcggggttccaaccgtgggagcccgggggTGATCGTCGTGGCCgaacattgttatgttgtaggagtggaagaaagattgagaatggaaatgagagaatgtagatgagaactgtgtagtgtggtgtgaatttttgggtgtgaaagtgggggtatttatagatgaaaatgtgtatttttgggggaaaaaaattaaaaaataaattaaaattgggtAGAAGACGGACATAATTTTTTgtgaagtgggaaaatatttttttatttttaattgtttgcTCGCTGTCACGGACGCTTGCTCGCTGCCACGTCGCTTGCTCGCTgtcacggacgtgctcgatggatcgagcagcgccgtgccagcggcggacagcgtctccgtaccgctggcacggacgaaCGGACGAGCTGCAActcgccgttgtggatgctcttagagtaccgctggcacggacgaaCGGACGAGCTGCAActcgccgttgtggatgctcttagagtttTGAATTAAATGGGCATTTCAATTAAAGCCATTAGCAGTGCCTTAAAATTCACTCTAAAAATCAAGTCTTGGGATCGATCTTTTGATTCTTTCtaaactactcccttcgtcccaactaagttgaatcGAATTCCTTTTTGGGATATCCTAATTAAAGTCACTTTTCtgttgacaaaaaacaaaacatcccaTTACTATTACTTTAATACATCACCTaccttactctctcttacttttcaacataatttcttaatctctgtgcccaaaagttttgactcaatttagttgagacggagggagtactaattttcaAATTGTATCCACACTGTTTACAAATATTCATATGTGTTTTCAAAagtttattataatttaatactccctccgtcccgtgctactcgcacgtttgcttttcggctcgtcacaaagtccttacactatttataatttaagttagaattaatgcatttaattaatatgttagtttaagttaagagctcttttattaagtgatgtctcattacacctaaaattcttttttaattacacaaaaaaatcaatcccaaatttacggcctaaaatgaaaagtgcgagtagcatgggacggagggagtacataacaATTTTCGCATTGAAGCCACAAATGCCTGTATTTTTGAGTTGCAGCGAGATCACTAGACCTTTCTCTTAACATATCCCTATTTTCCTTGTGTCACGTATTGATTTTACAGTTTAGCCCAAGCACTTGCAATAGCGCTCCAAATTCTGCCCCAAAATTTCATCCCAATTTATTTCACcaacattttaattttaattttaatttttgtgttatcaaataaaataaaatagaaatataacaTAAATTAAACGTAATGTCAAAACATacctaatttaataaaaaaagttaaaaagcaaaaaaagtaggaaattataaaaaaaattacaaatcggCTCAGCCGAAGCCACCGCAATAGCGCCGAGGAAATTGTCGAGCTGTGGCAACCGCCGATCCCTAGGTCAGCAGCCGCGGCCTTTATTCAGGCGGGTGGCTGCAATAACGCCAATAAACCCGCCGATTACGTCGGACAGGTTTATAGGCGCTATTGCAAGTGCCCTAAATGGCCAGTTCATAACAATCAATAGAATACGTAGGCAAATTATGGGTTTCAAATTCCGTTTTCCCTTTGGGTTGTTACCTCCGGAAGAGCAAAACTATAAAGAGAgaagtatatatttaatttctaGAATTTTCCCTTGGCTGTCATTTTCTAGAAAAATGATAGTCTCTGGATTTTGACCTATTTACACATAAAAgtgttttttcagttttttaaaaaaatatttccaacCTATAAAGAGGATCTTTCCATTTCTATTTTCCCCAATTTGCCCGCCCAGCAACATAGTCACAGTGCTCAAACAATTTTTCAATTGTtttatcttcttctttcttctatAAGTCTGCAAGTATTGAAGGACATTTTGAATATTCACTTGACGACTACCATTAAAATGTCGACAACTTCCACCAAAAATTACTCAAATAGAGGCAACGGTTGTACGTAGCTACGATTCACGTACGAATATTGTTGGTATCATGAAATGACATGCCTAAAAACCGTAGCAGGTTCCACATGTAAATAGTATATAAATGCTCTATTTTGTGtatgaaaagaaagagaaggtAGGTGGCTGTAATTTTTACCAATGGTGTTTTTATCAAAATGCGGATTTTATAAAACAGAACTAAAGACAAGTGACTAAAATTAGAATCCCTAGATGCATAATTTGTGAAAAAATT
Encoded here:
- the LOC121754592 gene encoding uncharacterized protein LOC121754592; the protein is MREIQEAQKEQRAALEMLTKQLSQVAVSLGELKGNEAIMQPPGHENISEVSLRSGKVYQSPSHPAISPPTDFGPSREEEGESSRGGQVEEKCKEKVGGEASEEGQKEETERVKPYPYRGMVTRKKDATIDVASTFKDVDVKRNDLPSKKTDPGMFTLPISIGDIQVEHAMYDLGASINVLPHSIYRKLGEVKLVDTDIMIQLADRSCTHPEGILEDVIVKEFLEEEFLNRQFTDSAVDEEVEKEVEEWFEKIRLEK